A section of the Spirosoma pollinicola genome encodes:
- a CDS encoding TonB-dependent receptor codes for MKATYIRTISLLLMLSFLSISLYAQLAITGRVVDPTNAQPIAGASVLINGTQRGTTANDKGEFSLPANEGDQLLFSAIGYQTLTVGVKATTRSLTVELDPSNTDLNEVIVSGYSTPQTIQRTAGAVGLITSRDIQRTNGLHLQNYVNLIPGVKVEMRTIAAGNRIVIRGYGNQTNFNGVGYKAYLNDIPLTDGDGTTFLDDIDFTTLSRVEVLKGPASSAYGNAIGGVVNLYTERAPIGKTSISQQVLAGSYGLFRTNTSIKTGSDNTSLNINYGHQKYDGFRVHGGSTKDFLSITSDTYMSAKRSMSIFVGYTNSYDLLAGEIDSVAIREQPESSDPAYVSNNASIKTESARAGISHSYQFTDRFANKTTIFVGGQVIDQPFAAGVNKANKLKFGGRSVFTYSNDASPLRPTFSLGGEFLKNFNYTKSYGLSGGVLGALRSDLEVQAMQYSVFAQAALQLAPKLTLSAGAGLNYVEYGITDMRAATTTPLYVNLTGYKRFKPILAPRAALAYQVTDNVSLYASVSEGYSTPGTNQVVVAQTGVVNYNLRPESGTSYEVGSKGSFLNKTLTYEIAYFNMTVTDKLVPQGFAATPTIPAYSITTNAGKVQHNGLELALQYAYRPGAGVVSLIRPFASYTYSDFYYKDYKSDNNSDGKTVDYTGRKESGIAPNMLNAGVDVEVRAGFYLNSTLMYVDKMPINLPNNHFAPAYTLVNGKLGYRSALGNHVNLDVYVGSDNMLSSTYSSLVFLNLANPANNRPLAYNPSPKITVYSGAMLKYIF; via the coding sequence ATGAAAGCAACTTATATACGAACGATCAGCCTCCTGCTGATGCTTAGTTTTTTGAGTATCAGCCTATATGCACAACTGGCGATAACCGGCCGCGTTGTCGATCCAACGAATGCTCAACCCATTGCCGGAGCTTCGGTACTAATCAATGGCACGCAGCGGGGTACAACAGCCAATGATAAAGGTGAATTCAGTCTACCGGCCAATGAAGGCGATCAACTTCTATTTTCGGCAATTGGCTATCAAACCCTGACTGTTGGCGTTAAAGCAACGACGCGCAGCCTGACGGTTGAACTGGACCCCTCCAATACGGACCTGAACGAAGTGATCGTATCGGGCTATTCAACGCCCCAGACGATTCAGCGGACAGCGGGAGCCGTTGGCCTGATTACCAGTCGCGATATTCAGCGAACCAACGGGCTTCACCTTCAGAATTACGTTAACCTGATTCCCGGTGTGAAGGTCGAAATGCGAACGATAGCCGCCGGAAACCGGATCGTTATTCGCGGATATGGCAATCAGACGAACTTCAATGGCGTCGGCTACAAGGCTTACCTGAATGATATTCCCCTTACGGATGGCGACGGAACTACCTTTCTGGATGATATTGATTTTACAACCCTCAGCCGGGTTGAGGTGCTAAAAGGGCCAGCATCCAGCGCCTACGGCAACGCCATTGGTGGCGTGGTTAATCTGTATACCGAACGGGCTCCTATTGGTAAAACGAGCATCAGCCAGCAGGTTTTGGCCGGATCGTATGGCCTGTTCCGAACGAATACATCGATCAAGACCGGTTCAGACAACACCAGCCTGAACATCAACTATGGCCACCAGAAATACGATGGTTTCCGGGTGCATGGCGGGTCAACAAAAGATTTCCTGAGTATCACCAGCGATACCTATATGAGTGCGAAACGGTCGATGTCGATCTTTGTTGGCTACACGAATTCGTATGATCTGCTGGCGGGGGAAATAGACAGCGTAGCGATACGGGAACAACCCGAAAGTTCTGACCCTGCCTACGTTAGCAACAATGCCAGCATCAAGACAGAAAGCGCCCGGGCGGGAATCAGCCACAGTTATCAGTTCACAGACCGGTTCGCCAATAAAACCACTATTTTCGTGGGTGGACAGGTCATTGATCAGCCCTTTGCGGCCGGGGTAAATAAGGCCAACAAGTTAAAATTTGGCGGGCGATCCGTATTTACCTATAGCAATGATGCCAGTCCTCTCCGACCAACATTCAGCCTTGGGGGCGAGTTTTTAAAGAACTTTAACTACACAAAAAGCTATGGCCTTTCGGGTGGGGTTCTTGGCGCACTTCGCTCCGATCTGGAGGTACAGGCGATGCAATACAGCGTGTTTGCCCAGGCCGCTTTGCAACTGGCGCCAAAACTGACCCTGTCGGCAGGGGCAGGACTCAATTATGTCGAATATGGCATTACCGATATGCGGGCGGCTACAACAACGCCCCTGTACGTCAACCTGACTGGCTATAAACGGTTCAAGCCCATACTAGCTCCACGGGCAGCACTGGCCTATCAGGTTACCGACAACGTTTCGCTCTACGCCAGTGTCAGTGAGGGGTATTCGACACCGGGGACCAACCAGGTCGTTGTCGCGCAAACGGGCGTCGTAAACTACAACCTTCGACCGGAGTCAGGAACGAGTTATGAGGTTGGCAGCAAAGGGAGTTTCCTGAATAAAACGCTCACCTACGAAATCGCCTATTTCAACATGACCGTGACGGACAAGCTCGTTCCGCAGGGTTTTGCCGCCACCCCGACAATACCCGCCTATTCGATAACGACCAACGCCGGGAAAGTTCAGCATAACGGATTGGAACTGGCCCTTCAATACGCCTATCGCCCAGGTGCCGGAGTCGTGTCATTGATTCGTCCGTTTGCGTCCTACACATACAGCGACTTCTATTACAAGGATTACAAAAGCGATAATAACAGTGATGGCAAAACAGTCGATTACACAGGCAGGAAAGAATCCGGTATTGCACCAAACATGCTGAATGCCGGTGTGGATGTTGAAGTCCGGGCCGGTTTTTACCTGAACAGCACCCTGATGTATGTCGACAAGATGCCCATCAACCTACCGAACAACCACTTTGCGCCAGCCTACACGCTCGTGAATGGAAAGCTGGGGTATCGCAGTGCGCTGGGGAATCACGTTAATCTGGACGTGTATGTGGGTTCAGACAATATGTTGAGCAGTACGTATTCATCGCTGGTTTTCCTTAACCTTGCTAACCCGGCCAACAACCGCCCACTGGCC